The Acidobacteriota bacterium DNA segment CGAACGTCCGGCGCACTTCAGGATCAAGTTCATCCAGGCTGGCCAGCTGCGGCTTGGCTTTGGGCGCCGAGTAATAGCTGATGCCGTAGTAGTCGATCGGCTCGATGTGCAGGTTGTGCCACGTCGGCTCGGTCATCTTCTGCCAGGCGCGGAACGACTTCAGGCGGAACTCGAGCATCCACGCCGGTTCATCCTTCTTCGCCGAAATGGCGCGAACGACGTCCTCGTTGAGGCCGGGGGGAAAGGTGTCGGATTCGAGAATGGTCTCGAAGCCGTACTTGTACTCGCGGGTCGCGAGTTGCTCGATGGTTTCTTCTTGCGTGGACATTTGTGGATCTGGGAGGCCGGGGCTTGCCCGGCGCGTGACCGGCCTCAAGGCCCGGCCTCGGTGTCACATCAGGCGACACTAAAAGACGTTCCGCAGCCGCACGTCTGTTTGGCGTTCGGGTTCTGGAACACAAAACCGCGGCTGACCAGGCTCGTGTCGTAGTCGAGCGTGGTGCCGTCGAGCAAGCGATGGCTGCGGGGGTCAACCCACACCTTCACGCCTTCGGGTCCATCGAACACAAGGTCGGCTGGCGTCGGCGCGGCTTCCCACTCAAACACATATTCGAAGCCGGAACAGCCGCCGGCCTTGAT contains these protein-coding regions:
- a CDS encoding iron-sulfur cluster assembly accessory protein, whose product is MIAVTPIAATQMHKLLARHEGATGLRVGIKAGGCSGFEYVFEWEAAPTPADLVFDGPEGVKVWVDPRSHRLLDGTTLDYDTSLVSRGFVFQNPNAKQTCGCGTSFSVA